The following proteins come from a genomic window of Rutidosis leptorrhynchoides isolate AG116_Rl617_1_P2 unplaced genomic scaffold, CSIRO_AGI_Rlap_v1 contig269, whole genome shotgun sequence:
- the LOC139882426 gene encoding indole-3-acetic acid-amido synthetase GH3.17-like produces the protein MLPSFDPNDKEAGIKLLEDLTSNASTIQQQVLEEILTRNSETEYLKRFLHGHSDKENFKKNVPVVNYEDIKPYIQRIANDESSSDNVLLSQPITELLTSSGTSGGKPKMMPSTAEDLDRKTFFYNLQVPVMNKYVDGLDQGKAMYLLFTKPEIPTPSGLMARPVLTSYYKSSHFRNRAFNKYSLYTSPDETILCPDSKQSMFCQLLCGIVQREQVLRVGAVFASAFLRAIKFLENYWQEMCLNIKTGQISDWITDQGCRNSVSRILSGQNPKLAELIENECGGKSWEGIVKRLWPRTKYIEVIVTGSMAQYIPTLEFYSGGLPLVSTMYGSSESFFGINFKPLSNPADVSYTLIPNMAYFEFLPVEEDENREITQEIQGNNCVSPSNHCEEKETLETVDLVDVKPGRYYELVVTTYTGLYRYRVGDILMATGFHNNTPEFKFVHRRNVVLSIDTDKTNEEDLLNAVTLAKSLIEPQGFLLTEYTSYAETSSIPGHYVLFWEVIDKAGNDVKLDDAIMEECCFKVEEGLDSVYRRCRRKDKSIGALEIRVVKHGAFDMVMDFCLSQGSSVNQYKTPRCIKSQESLRILDSMVLGKFFSQKTPSWEPHKLDN, from the exons ATGTTGCCAAGTTTTGATCCTAATGACAAAGAAGCTGGTATAAAGCTTTTGGAGGATCTCACCTCAAATGCAAGCACAATTCAGCAACAAGTGTTGGAAGAAATCCTGACACGAAATTCGGAAACGGAATACTTGAAGAGGTTTCTCCATGGCCATTCTGACAAAGAAAACTTCAAGAAGAACGTTCCTGTTGTCAATTACGAAGATATTAAACCTTATATTCAGAGAATCGCCAATGACGAATCATCATCGGATAATGTCCTTTTATCTCAACCCATCACTGAGCTTCTCACGAG CTCGGGAACTTCTGGAGGCAAGCCTAAGATGATGCCTTCAACAGCAGAAGATTTGGATAGGAAAACTTTCTTCTATAATCTGCAAGTGCCTGTGATGAACAA GTATGTGGATGGTTTGGACCAAGGTAAAGCAATGTATCTGTTATTTACCAAACCGGAAATTCCAACTCCTTCCGGGTTAATGGCCAGACCAGTTTTAACTAGCTATTACAAGAGCAGTCACTTCAGGAACCGGGCTTTCAACAAATATAGTCTCTACACGAGCCCTGATGAAACCATCTTATGTCCTGACAGCAAACAGAGTATGTTCTGTCAATTACTCTGCGGAATAGTCCAACGGGAACAAGTTCTACGCGTCGGTGCAGTTTTCGCCTCCGCATTCTTACGAGCCATCAAATTCCTAGAGAATTACTGGCAAGAAATGTGTTTAAATATCAAGACGGGTCAAATTAGTGACTGGATCACTGACCAGGGTTGTAGGAATTCTGTTTCTAGAATCCTAAGCGGACAGAATCCTAAACTTGCCGAATTGATCGAGAACGAATGCGGTGGAAAATCATGGGAAGGGATTGTTAAGAGACTTTGGCCTAGAACAAAGTATATTGAGGTTATTGTGACTGGTTCGATGGCTCAATATATTCCAACACTGGAATTTTATAGCGGTGGCCTTCCTCTAGTTTCTACAATGTATGGTTCTTCTGAATCTTTCTTTGGGATCAATTTTAAGCCACTTAGCAACCCTGCTGATGTGTCTTATACTTTAATCCCCAATATGGCCTATTTCGAGTTCTTACCGGTGGAAGAAGATGAAAATCGGGAAATCACCCAAGAAATTCAGGGAAACAATTGCGTTTCGCCTAGTAACCATTGCGAAGAAAAGGAAACTTTGGAGACTGTTGATCTTGTTGATGTGAAACCTGGACGTTACTATGAGCTTGTGGTCACAACATATACTG GGCTATACAGATACAGAGTTGGAGACATTCTAATGGCAACCGGTTTCCACAACAACACTCCTGAATTCAAGTTCGTCCACAGAAGAAATGTTGTTCTAAGTATTGATACTGACAAAACCAACGAAGAGGATCTTCTCAACGCCGTTACTCTAGCAAAGAGCCTAATCGAGCCACAAGGATTCCTCCTCACGGAATACACAAGCTATGCAGAAACGTCATCAATTCCAGGCCATTATGTACTGTTCTGGGAAGTTATCGATAAGGCCGGAAACGACGTAAAGCTCGACGACGCGATAATGGAAGAATGCTGCTTCAAAGTTGAAGAAGGTCTAGATTCTGTTTACAGGAGATGCAGGAGAAAGGATAAGTCTATTGGTGCATTAGAGATTAGAGTTGTCAAACATGGAGCTTTTGATATGGTGATGGATTTTTGTCTCTCTCAGGGTTCATCTGTGAATCAATATAAAACTCCAAGATGCATTAAATCTCAGGAAAGTTTACGGATATTGGATTCTATGGTGTTAGGAAAGTTTTTCAGCCAAAAAACTCCTTCATGGGAGCCACATAAACTGGACaactga
- the LOC139882424 gene encoding small ribosomal subunit protein eS27y-like, translating into MQFKTFVLQNDIDLLNPPVELEKRKHKLKRLVQSPNSFFMDVKCQGCFNITTVFSHSQTVVVCGNCQTVLCQPTGGRARLTEGCSFRKKGD; encoded by the exons aTGCAGTTTAAAACGTTT GTTCTCCAAAACGACATCGATTTGCTCAATCCTCCAGTTGAGCTGGAGAAGAGAAAGCACAAGCTCAAGCGTCTCGTTCAATCCCCTAATTCTTTCTTCATG GACGTCAAATGCCAAGGTTGTTTCAACAT AACGACTGTATTCAGCCACTCGCAAACGGTTGTGGTGTGTGGGAATTGCCAGACGGTTTTGTGCCAACCGACAGGGGGCCGTGCTAGGCTGACAGAGGGCTGCTCTTTCAGGAAGAAGGGAGATTGA